The following proteins are co-located in the Rheinheimera salexigens genome:
- a CDS encoding DUF2987 domain-containing protein, which yields MFKFFMLVLLFSVPAQATLMISYDSLYKKMKTLQKPEYSDLTLAFLLSNTQRNADCHYIDLRLTSDIHNMPLYLSANGEISLPFDEALKDSKARLILQQADNQARCELTLRLRSRMPLNATVKQQQLVHYQQQFSLVLADLAGSVSKRWLPEVQGVIIVFANNVTRLNSLSTDQQAVTKCQEQRCEIRLVDYNSALDLPWLLGEKPLYLLPLMAQKH from the coding sequence ATGTTTAAGTTTTTTATGCTAGTGCTACTGTTTTCGGTTCCGGCACAAGCAACGTTAATGATCAGTTATGATAGTTTATATAAGAAAATGAAAACGCTACAAAAACCTGAGTATAGTGACTTAACGTTAGCTTTTTTACTGTCAAATACCCAACGTAACGCAGATTGTCATTACATCGATTTACGCTTAACCAGCGATATTCATAATATGCCATTGTATTTATCTGCCAATGGCGAAATAAGTTTACCGTTTGATGAAGCACTTAAAGACAGTAAAGCGAGGTTGATTTTACAGCAGGCCGATAACCAAGCTCGTTGTGAGTTAACACTACGCCTTCGCAGTAGAATGCCCCTTAATGCCACGGTTAAACAGCAACAGCTAGTGCACTATCAACAGCAATTTAGCTTAGTTTTAGCTGATTTAGCCGGTAGTGTTAGTAAGCGTTGGTTACCTGAAGTACAAGGCGTGATTATAGTATTTGCTAACAACGTTACTCGCTTAAACTCGTTGTCGACAGATCAACAAGCTGTGACAAAGTGCCAAGAACAACGCTGTGAAATACGCTTGGTAGATTATAACAGTGCACTAGATTTGCCGTGGTTATTGGGTGAGAAACCTTTATATCTATTGCCTCTGATGGCGCAAAAACACTAG
- the ttcA gene encoding tRNA 2-thiocytidine(32) synthetase TtcA — protein sequence MTHAAQAKAQYSLNKLHKRLRRNVGQAIADFNMIEDGDKIMVCLSGGKDSYTMLDILLNLQKSAPIHFSIIAVNLDQKQPGFPAEVLPSYLTELGVEYLIVNEDTYSIVKEKVPEGKTTCSLCSRLRRGILYNTAKKLGATKIALGHHRDDMLETLFLNMFFGGKMKSMPPKLVSDNGEHVVIRPLVYCKEKDIEQYSIAKGFPIIPCNLCGSQDGLQRQVVKEMLQDWDKRFPGRIETMFQAMQNIVPSHMIDKNLFNFAELSKDTSVSEGDTAFDKPSISAIPAGFIADEDADVAELQYIALS from the coding sequence ATGACGCACGCAGCGCAAGCCAAAGCACAATACAGTTTAAATAAGTTACATAAACGCTTACGCCGCAATGTAGGACAAGCTATCGCAGACTTTAATATGATTGAAGATGGCGATAAAATTATGGTGTGTTTGTCTGGCGGCAAAGATTCTTACACTATGTTAGATATTTTGCTTAATTTACAAAAGTCGGCGCCAATACATTTTAGTATTATTGCTGTCAATTTAGATCAAAAACAACCGGGCTTTCCTGCCGAAGTACTACCGAGCTATTTAACTGAACTCGGCGTTGAATATCTAATTGTAAATGAAGATACCTATTCAATTGTAAAAGAAAAAGTGCCAGAAGGTAAAACTACATGTTCGTTATGCTCACGCTTGCGCCGTGGTATTTTATATAACACAGCAAAAAAATTAGGCGCTACAAAAATTGCCTTAGGCCATCACCGAGATGACATGTTAGAAACCCTGTTTTTAAATATGTTTTTTGGCGGTAAAATGAAATCAATGCCGCCCAAGTTGGTCAGTGATAACGGTGAGCATGTTGTTATTCGGCCATTAGTTTACTGCAAAGAAAAAGACATTGAACAGTATTCAATTGCCAAAGGCTTCCCCATTATTCCTTGTAACTTATGCGGCTCACAAGACGGCCTTCAGCGTCAAGTGGTTAAGGAAATGCTGCAAGATTGGGATAAACGTTTCCCCGGTAGAATAGAAACTATGTTTCAAGCTATGCAGAATATTGTGCCTTCACATATGATTGATAAAAACCTGTTTAATTTTGCTGAGTTAAGTAAAGATACTAGCGTAAGTGAAGGTGATACCGCTTTTGATAAACCCAGTATCTCGGCTATTCCTGCTGGTTTTATTGCCGATGAAGATGCTGATGTTGCAGAGTTGCAATATATTGCTTTAAGTTAA
- the fnr gene encoding fumarate/nitrate reduction transcriptional regulator Fnr, with translation MQKSAIKCQDCGFSQLCLPFSLNDLEMGQLDAIIQRKKPFHKGDRLFEAGIPQKSLFAVRSGTFKSLTIAEQGEQQITGFHLPGDVLGFDAFNTQHHPSNAEALETSMVCEIPLSNLDILLGQLPRLRQQMMRLMSQDIHADQQMMLLLNHKTAEQKLASFIKQLSQRYANRGFAANEFRLTMTRSDIGNYLGLTVETVSRLFSKLHKEQLIAVQGKLIKITNLNQLSELASLSARC, from the coding sequence ATGCAAAAATCTGCGATAAAATGTCAAGACTGTGGATTTAGTCAGCTTTGCTTGCCATTTTCATTAAATGATTTAGAAATGGGTCAACTCGACGCTATTATTCAACGGAAAAAACCTTTTCATAAAGGCGATAGGTTGTTTGAAGCAGGCATACCGCAAAAATCTTTATTTGCCGTGCGTTCAGGCACGTTTAAAAGCCTGACCATCGCCGAGCAAGGTGAACAACAGATAACCGGTTTTCATTTGCCCGGAGATGTTCTCGGTTTTGATGCTTTTAATACCCAACACCACCCAAGCAACGCTGAAGCATTAGAAACCTCTATGGTGTGTGAAATCCCCTTGTCTAACCTTGACATATTACTGGGCCAGTTACCTCGCCTTCGCCAGCAAATGATGCGCTTAATGAGTCAAGACATTCACGCTGATCAGCAAATGATGCTGTTGTTAAACCATAAAACGGCTGAACAAAAATTAGCCAGTTTTATTAAACAATTATCTCAGCGTTATGCTAATCGTGGATTTGCAGCGAACGAATTTAGACTCACCATGACCCGCAGTGATATCGGTAATTATTTAGGCTTAACAGTAGAAACGGTGAGTCGATTATTTAGCAAGTTACATAAAGAGCAGCTTATCGCAGTACAGGGTAAGTTAATTAAAATTACTAATCTCAATCAGTTATCAGAATTGGCATCCTTATCAGCTCGATGTTAA
- the uspE gene encoding universal stress protein UspE, whose amino-acid sequence MSAYSNVLVVLDPAAEYQKALNRALQLARLQPCRLTVFLTVYDFSYEMTTMLSGTERESMRQAVISDREQWIKQLLTEANATDLDTHILVVWHNRPFEAIVHTAIEQNIDFIIKGTHDHDVLKSMIFTPTDWHILRKCPCPVLLIKEYEWPTRRNIIAAIHAGSEQEHHSALDQRIIAKALQMAKLLDAKVHLVNAFPGTPVNIAIEIPEFNAQEYSLSMKQHHIDAVAKLANQYDIPAAQCHVIEGMPEDIIPNIVNEYDALMVVIGTIGRTGFSAAIIGNTAEHVIDQLDCDVLAVKPADFVSPLQKS is encoded by the coding sequence ATGTCAGCTTATAGCAATGTATTAGTGGTATTAGACCCCGCAGCTGAATATCAAAAAGCGCTTAATCGTGCTTTACAACTTGCTAGGCTGCAGCCTTGTCGCTTAACCGTATTTTTAACCGTATACGACTTCTCTTACGAAATGACCACTATGCTGTCTGGTACAGAGCGTGAATCAATGCGCCAAGCTGTTATTAGTGATCGAGAGCAGTGGATTAAACAGCTACTAACTGAAGCTAACGCGACTGATTTAGACACCCATATCTTGGTGGTATGGCATAACCGGCCTTTTGAAGCCATTGTCCATACCGCTATAGAGCAAAATATCGACTTTATTATTAAAGGGACACATGATCATGATGTTCTAAAGTCGATGATTTTTACGCCAACCGATTGGCATATTTTACGTAAATGCCCCTGCCCTGTACTACTGATAAAAGAGTACGAATGGCCAACGCGGCGCAATATTATTGCCGCTATACATGCCGGTAGCGAACAAGAACATCACTCAGCCCTAGATCAACGCATTATTGCAAAAGCACTGCAAATGGCAAAGTTACTGGATGCTAAAGTACATTTGGTTAATGCTTTTCCTGGCACGCCGGTAAATATTGCGATTGAAATACCTGAATTTAATGCGCAAGAATACAGTTTAAGTATGAAACAACACCACATTGATGCCGTGGCTAAATTAGCTAATCAATATGATATTCCTGCCGCGCAATGTCATGTCATAGAGGGGATGCCTGAAGATATTATCCCTAATATTGTCAATGAATATGATGCCCTTATGGTCGTGATCGGCACTATAGGCCGTACCGGATTTTCTGCAGCCATTATTGGTAATACGGCTGAGCATGTTATCGACCAGTTAGACTGCGATGTTCTCGCGGTAAAACCGGCAGATTTTGTCAGTCCATTACAGAAAAGCTAA
- a CDS encoding glucosaminidase domain-containing protein, whose protein sequence is MFIRNVLLGLFWFGFVIALMSPFIQLEPIQQLDSLEEWQQPSRAAVLNKADKKKLLQRLAYTQPLPAKKALPDFTTFTDTVEKKQAFFAYLRPYVKRENARLLSLRTQLLDIIKKHDKGLKITIGEYAFLYSLYDEFRMDVAVSDHESATELLSRVDIIPESLVLMQAANESAWGTSRFALEGFNFFGQWCFREGCGIVPSSRQEGESHEVAKFSSPSASISSYFYNLNTFHTYQALRDIRLRLRQANKPLRGETLAEGLGAYSERGDDYIAEISSMIRYNRKFLEQ, encoded by the coding sequence ATGTTTATTCGTAATGTGTTATTAGGTTTATTTTGGTTTGGCTTTGTTATTGCGCTAATGAGCCCCTTTATACAGTTAGAGCCAATTCAGCAACTAGACTCGCTAGAAGAGTGGCAGCAACCTAGTCGTGCGGCAGTGCTAAATAAAGCAGATAAAAAAAAGCTATTGCAACGCTTAGCCTATACCCAACCGTTACCTGCTAAAAAAGCCTTACCAGATTTTACTACCTTTACCGATACGGTAGAAAAGAAACAAGCATTTTTTGCTTATTTACGCCCTTATGTAAAACGAGAGAATGCCCGTTTACTTAGCCTTAGAACGCAATTGCTAGATATTATTAAAAAACATGATAAAGGCTTAAAAATTACTATTGGCGAATATGCTTTTTTATATAGTTTATATGATGAGTTTCGAATGGACGTTGCCGTTTCAGACCATGAGTCAGCAACAGAATTATTGAGTCGGGTGGATATTATTCCCGAAAGTTTAGTCTTAATGCAGGCTGCTAATGAGTCAGCATGGGGCACCAGTAGATTTGCTCTTGAGGGCTTTAACTTTTTTGGACAATGGTGCTTTAGAGAAGGTTGCGGCATAGTGCCTTCGTCTCGACAAGAGGGGGAAAGCCATGAAGTCGCTAAATTTAGTAGCCCATCCGCCAGTATCAGTAGTTACTTTTATAATTTAAATACGTTTCATACCTATCAAGCACTTCGTGATATTAGGCTACGATTACGCCAAGCCAATAAGCCGTTACGCGGCGAAACACTGGCCGAAGGGTTAGGGGCGTATTCAGAGCGTGGTGATGACTATATCGCGGAGATTAGTAGTATGATCCGCTATAACCGTAAATTTTTGGAACAATAA
- a CDS encoding alanine/glycine:cation symporter family protein has protein sequence MNDFSFQHVFERFTDALASVVFFAFNLNDTEIPLVLLWLIGGALFFTVALGFINIRGFSHAIGLVKNNKTSGVKGEITPFQALSTALSGTVGTGNIAGVALAISLGGPGATFWMIIAGLLGMSTKFVECTLAVKYRQINADGSVSGGPMFYIKAAFDKCNLPLIGSILAIAFSVFVIFGSAGFVHVNQGFVQVQSVTGFSNAWLFGAIYALLVGLVIIGGLKSIAKVTSKLVPLMCAIYLFAAFAVMTVHFTEIPAAFALIISSAFTPEAGYGGFIGVLIQGFRRAAYSNEAGVGSSPIAHAAAQTKNPISQGFVGLLEPFIDTVVICTITALVIILTGAYQTAGLDGVQITSSAFASVFTWFPWVLMVALLLFGFSTVVSWSYYGLTGWRYIFGTGKQATAIYKVLFCLIVSIGAVPNIMAVFNFIDSMIFLMAVPNILALYMLLPEVRRDLALYWATRNQVVSDKR, from the coding sequence ATGAATGATTTTAGCTTTCAACATGTATTTGAACGATTTACTGACGCTTTAGCCAGTGTGGTTTTTTTTGCTTTTAACCTAAACGATACTGAAATCCCTTTAGTATTACTGTGGTTAATTGGCGGTGCCTTGTTTTTCACCGTGGCATTAGGCTTTATTAATATTCGTGGTTTTAGCCACGCCATCGGCTTAGTTAAAAACAATAAAACCAGTGGCGTTAAAGGTGAGATCACGCCCTTTCAGGCACTTAGCACCGCTTTATCAGGCACGGTCGGCACGGGCAATATTGCCGGTGTCGCGCTAGCGATTAGCTTAGGCGGGCCTGGTGCAACCTTTTGGATGATAATTGCTGGCTTGCTCGGCATGTCGACTAAATTTGTTGAATGTACTTTAGCGGTTAAGTATCGCCAAATTAATGCCGATGGCAGCGTGTCTGGCGGACCTATGTTTTATATTAAAGCCGCTTTTGATAAGTGTAACTTACCGCTAATAGGCTCAATTCTCGCAATAGCGTTTTCAGTGTTTGTTATCTTTGGTTCTGCTGGCTTTGTTCATGTTAATCAAGGCTTTGTTCAAGTGCAATCTGTTACAGGTTTCAGTAACGCGTGGCTGTTTGGTGCTATTTATGCCCTACTAGTGGGCTTAGTGATTATTGGTGGCTTAAAAAGTATTGCTAAAGTAACCAGTAAACTCGTGCCGCTAATGTGTGCAATCTATCTGTTTGCTGCTTTTGCCGTTATGACAGTTCATTTCACTGAAATCCCCGCAGCTTTTGCTTTAATTATCTCCAGTGCTTTTACGCCTGAAGCCGGCTATGGCGGTTTTATTGGTGTACTAATCCAAGGTTTTCGTCGGGCTGCCTATTCTAATGAAGCCGGTGTTGGCTCCTCACCTATTGCTCACGCCGCAGCGCAAACTAAAAATCCTATTAGCCAAGGCTTTGTTGGCTTGCTCGAGCCGTTTATTGACACTGTTGTCATTTGCACAATTACTGCCTTAGTGATCATTTTAACCGGTGCTTATCAAACCGCCGGTTTAGACGGTGTGCAAATTACCTCAAGCGCCTTTGCTTCGGTATTTACGTGGTTTCCTTGGGTGCTAATGGTCGCATTATTGTTGTTTGGTTTTTCTACTGTGGTGAGCTGGTCCTATTATGGCTTAACCGGTTGGCGTTATATATTTGGAACCGGCAAACAAGCGACGGCTATCTATAAAGTATTGTTTTGTTTAATTGTTTCTATTGGTGCTGTGCCTAATATTATGGCGGTTTTTAACTTTATAGATTCCATGATTTTTTTAATGGCTGTACCGAATATTTTAGCGCTGTATATGTTATTACCTGAAGTAAGACGAGATTTAGCCCTATATTGGGCGACACGAAATCAGGTGGTAAGTGATAAGCGATAA
- a CDS encoding pyridoxal phosphate-dependent aminotransferase, whose product MQPIKRSTKLNGVCYDIRGPIAQEAKRMEDEGQRILKLNIGNPALFGFEAPDEILKHVIHNLPSAQGYSDAQGIYPARVAVAQYYQQRGILKADADDVYIGNGVSELILMSLQALLNTDDEVLIPSPDYPLWTAAVNLAGGKAVHYHCDDQQGWLPALDDIKAKITNKTKAIVLINPNNPTGAVYHKAFLIELLQIAREHKLVVLSDEIYDKVLYDGNEHVSTAALADDLVILTFSGLSKNYRIAGFRIGWLLISGAKQFAQQYIEGLSILASMRLCANVPCQHAVQTALGGYQSIQQLVQPEGRLYQQMDLAHNLISQIDGISCFRPQGAMYLFAKLDQKKLGIYNDEQFVLDFLRQQKVLLVHGRAFNWPTPDHFRLVFLPHKEQLITAINKLEKFLSGYKQ is encoded by the coding sequence ATGCAACCCATAAAACGCTCAACTAAACTTAACGGTGTTTGTTACGACATTCGCGGCCCAATAGCCCAAGAAGCAAAGAGAATGGAGGATGAAGGCCAACGTATTCTTAAATTAAATATTGGTAATCCGGCATTATTTGGCTTTGAAGCACCCGATGAAATTCTCAAGCATGTTATCCATAATTTACCTTCTGCCCAAGGTTATTCTGATGCCCAAGGCATCTACCCCGCTCGTGTTGCCGTGGCTCAGTATTATCAGCAACGGGGAATTTTAAAAGCGGATGCAGACGATGTATATATCGGCAATGGTGTATCTGAGCTTATTTTAATGTCATTGCAGGCTTTGCTCAATACCGATGATGAAGTCTTAATTCCATCACCTGATTATCCGTTATGGACCGCAGCCGTTAATTTAGCCGGCGGTAAAGCGGTGCATTATCATTGTGATGATCAGCAAGGTTGGTTACCGGCTTTAGATGATATTAAAGCCAAAATCACTAACAAAACTAAAGCTATCGTGCTGATCAACCCCAATAACCCGACGGGTGCGGTGTACCATAAAGCATTTTTAATCGAATTATTACAAATAGCCCGTGAACATAAGCTGGTTGTTTTAAGTGATGAAATTTACGATAAAGTGCTTTATGACGGCAATGAGCATGTTAGTACTGCAGCACTAGCGGATGATTTAGTTATATTAACTTTTAGCGGCTTATCGAAAAATTATCGTATCGCTGGCTTTAGAATTGGCTGGTTGTTAATTTCAGGTGCTAAACAATTTGCTCAGCAATATATTGAAGGTTTATCTATCTTAGCCTCAATGCGCTTATGCGCCAATGTACCCTGTCAACATGCAGTGCAAACGGCATTAGGCGGCTATCAAAGCATTCAGCAATTAGTACAACCTGAAGGTCGTTTGTATCAACAAATGGACTTGGCACATAACTTAATCAGTCAAATTGACGGTATTAGTTGTTTTCGTCCTCAAGGTGCCATGTATTTATTTGCTAAACTCGATCAAAAAAAGCTCGGGATCTATAATGATGAACAGTTTGTACTAGATTTTCTGCGTCAGCAAAAAGTGTTACTTGTGCATGGTCGGGCTTTTAATTGGCCAACCCCAGACCATTTCCGCTTAGTGTTCTTACCACACAAAGAGCAGCTCATCACAGCGATTAATAAGTTAGAAAAGTTTTTATCTGGCTATAAACAATAA